The sequence CTTCGGGAGGAATCATGATCTCAAACCGTGTGCCTTTTCCGAAAATTCCCGTTTCTTTGATCGTCATATCACTTATCGAACAAATTTCGTGGGCAAGGAATAACCCGTGTCCGAATCGCTCATCTCTCTGGGTTAAGAGCGATTCTTTACTGTTTGCTTCAATGCCCTCGCCATCCGTTTCCATAATAATCATACAGCCATTTTCCTGTATATGGTACGTGACAACAACCGTAGTCACACCATTAGTTTCTCTGATTGTTGTGTCAAAAATATGGAAAAAAACCGCTGGCAGGTGGGGATCGGCAAAAATCTCCAGCCGTTCAGTCCATGTTCTGAACGATACCCTGCCCGCCCCGACACGCTTTACAGCCTCAAGCACTGCGTCCTGTACCGGAATCCATGATGGGGGAGATGTACCAATGTCCTTAAATTCGCGGGAAATATCGATCTGGTGCTGGATCCCCTGGGCTGAATCCTTCAGCGCTTCTATAAAGAACAGGACATCAGGATCATCGAATTTCATGACACCAATTGAAAGAATCCCATAAAGAGCTGCAAGTTTTCTTGAAATGTCGTGGCGTACAATCCCTGCAATGGTATTGAGCCTGCTGCTGGTATTCTGGAGTGCCGATTCGGTCATTACCTGCTCGGTGATATCCCGGATCGACTCAATCGCTCCGGTGGTATTTCCGCTGCCATCGACAAGGGCGGTTGCAGCAATCCTGAGATACACGCCTTTACCCCCCTTAAAGCGGGGGATATACACTTCAGAAACCAGTTTTTTCCCCTCTCTTCTTATCTGGGGATACCAGGTTTCTGTTTCTGGATTGGGGGTTAGAATGAGATCCAGGAGGGCAGGGCGTTTTGTACCGTAGATTGCATGGGAATAGGCATATTCCCCTTTATTGAGGATCTCTGCTTTTTTTACACCGGTCAGATCTTCAACTGCCTGGTTCCATGCAATCACCACTCCTTCCCGGTTTACAGCAAACGTCGGGTAGGGAAGAAATTCAATAATTTCGTGAAGCTGCTGTTCTGACTCCCAGAGTTTCGTGGAAAGAAATGAAACGACACCCCCTACAAGGATAAAGAAGATCATGCGGAAGAGGGTGGATATGATGAGAAGGAGATCGAGGGGCATGAGAAGCAGGATCAGTGCACCATAAATACCTGCAATAAGCGCAGAAAGAAGAAGTCCCCGCCGGGGGAACCAGTACGCGGCAAGGATGATGGGGATATAGATGACATGCGAAAGCAGGACCGTGATTCCTGTGAACATGCCGACAATATTTACAAGCAATGCAATAGCAGTAGCAATGCCAAGGGTAACGATACGCGTACGGGTGAACGGAGATGAAGAACTGAATAACTGAAAGGTCTTCATTCCAAAAGCCACCTGCATTTTCCCGGTTCGCTCTGGTGAGGCAAAAAGATTGTCTTTAGCAGGGTCCGGGCATTCTTGTGCCTGTCACGGACATGATCCTGTTTGGAAAATGCAGTAACCCCCAGGGTCTTTACGGTGCAATCTGTTTTTAGTGGCCCCGTGATCTGGGGGTAAATATTCCGGGAAATTTTTAGTTCTGCCCGGATAAACGAATCTTTTCCGGCGGGCAGGTAATTTCAAACCGTGCACCCTTATGGAGTTCTCCGGTCTCCTTTATGGTGATCCCGGTAATATTGAGAATTTCCCGGGAAAGGAATAGACCCAGTCCAGTATTTTTACCAAATCCGTAGGTAAAAATCTTCTCCTTTTCATCTGCTGGTACTCCCGTTCCATCGTCTTCGCAGATGATGACGCAGCTATTGTTTTTGCATTCATAGCTGAACCGGATCGTAGTTGTCGATATACCCCCATAGCGGATGGCATTTTCAATAAGATTGGAAAAGACTTTCTCGATTAACGGGTCTGCGCACACTTCCAACCCTGCAGGAATGGTATTTTCCAGTTTTACCATGCCCAGCGAGGTGTGTTTCAGTGAATTGTCCACAAGATTACTGACATTATGCCATATTGCCGATTTGATACCTATTTTCTGGTAGTCTCCCGTAAACTGGACCGTATTGATCGTCTGGCTGACAATGCCATCTGCAGTGACGATCTGTTTCCATGCTTTTTCTGGATCTGTTGATTTTGTCATCAGGGCAAGTTCAATGTATTCGTGCAGGGCCATAAGCTGGTTGAGCAGATCATGGCGGGTGATACTTGCCATCAGCTGAAGTTTTTTGTTGGCTTTTTCCAGCGCATCTTCAACCTTTCTTCGTTCAGTATTCTCCTTAAACAGGTCATCATTTGCCTGTTTGAGTTTTTCTACCGTGACCTGCAGTTCCTCATTCACTGCATTGAGCCGCTCGTGGGTTTCGAGCAGCTCAGTGTTTTTCTTTACCGCAAGATCATAGGTGGAGAGCAGGATGGTGAGAATCTGCAGCCTGCTGGCACTGATGGTATGGTTGCTGCTTGCAAATGAGACTTCGATGCCGGTGTCGGACCGGCAGTCCGGGTCAGGGTGGACGAGCATCTCGAGTACGCTGTGAATACGTGAATAAACGTGCTGGGGCTCGAAGGGTTTGATGATGAAGTTGTCAGCACCTGCTTCAAGCCCCTTGATCACATCTACAGGGTCGAACAGCTGGGTGACAAGAATAACCGGAATGGCAGCCAGCGCAGCATCGGCGCGGATCCTGCGGCAGAGTTCATATCCATCCATTTCCGGCATAATAATGTCTGATAAAACCAGTGCCGGGCGGTCGATTCGGATCTGATCGAGTGCTTCGATACCATTTGCTGCAAGAACGACCCGGTACCCTTCATTTTCCAAAATATGGCGCAGGTATTCTGCCTGTGTCCTGCTGTCTTCAACCACAAGAAGTTTCATCGGATTTTTGGGAATAGTGCCGTTCATGGAAAAGCAGCCTCCATAAATATACTATATCCTTCATGCATTTTAGTAATCCCCATGCAGCAGTTCATTGATAATGGATAAAAAAAGCTCCTTTTCAAAACCCCTTTTTTCCATGTACACATCGGCCCCTACGGCAATCCCATGTGCACGGTCTTCTTTGGTATCAAGTGAAGTGACCAGCACGATCGGCAGGTAGGTAAGCCGGGTGTCGGCACGGATCTTTTCTGTGAGAGTAAAGCCGTTCATGCGGGGCATGTCCACATCTGATACAACCAAATCAAACTTATCTTCTTTAAGCATGGCGAAGGCTTCCATACCATCGCGTGCCGTGGTCACCCGGTGACCCCCCAGTTCAAGGATGTTTGCCAGGAACATCCGGGACGTCACGGAATCCTCAACAACCATTACACGTCGGGAAATTGATTCATGCTGCTCCTCACGGGTTACGGGAAGATCTGTTTTAATCGCTTCCTGGATAAGTTCAATCGGGTCAAGCACAATGGCAACGGTCCCATCCCCAAGAATTGCAGCTCCTGTTATGCGTTTTACCCTGCGCAACTGGCTGCCGAGAGGGCGCACGACGATCTCCTGGACCTGAAGGACCTCGTCCACCATACAGGCAATTTGTCCTGCGCTATAGGCAATGATGATAATCGGTACCTGTGCAGGTATCTCAGAAGTACGGTGATATTTGGTTACGCCCAGGGCATCGGTAAGCCGGATGACACTGATAACTTCTCCATTGAGAGAAATTCTCGGCCGTTTGTCATGGAAGAAGATTGAATCCGGTTTTGCCCGGAAGACCTGCCGGACCTGCTGCATGGGAAGGACATAGCGGTGACTGCCGGACCGGACTACGACGCCGCGGAATGTGGCAAGCCTGACCGGGACTCTCAGGGTAATACTGGTGCCTTTCCCTAACTGGGATGAAAGAATCACGCTTCCGCCAAGGCGCGTTACTGTGTCTTCGACAATAGCAAGACCCAGGCCCCTTCCGGAGATATCCGTGACTTCAGGATTTACGGAAAGCCCGGAGCGGAAGATGAGCCAGATTACTTCTTCATCAGTCAGCCTGCCGGCCTCTGTTGCTGTGATGATCCCGTTTTTTACTGCCGCGTTCCGCACATTATTACAGTCTATCCCTGCACCATCGTCTGATACTTCTATACCGACTTTGCTGCCCGAATGGGTGACAATACGGATCCTGACAATACCCCGTTCCGGTTTGTGTTGTTCCGCCCTGATATCAGGATACTCAATTCCATGATCAATGCTGTTATTGATCAGGTGCATGATGGGATTTTTTAAGGATTCAAGGATACGGCGGTCCATCTCAATTTCTTCGCCTTCTATGACGAGATCCACTTTTTTGCCGGTGCTGCGCGAATATTCCCGCACAAACCCGGAAAAGGGTAACAGGATATCAGCGATTGGCACCAGTACCGCATCGTGGATCAGGTCAGATATCTCTGAGGTGCTCGTTTCAAGGGCAGACCGGTCAAGTTCCGTTGCCCTGATATGAGCTCCCAGGTCGTGCCTGAGATATGTCATGAATTCCCGGTCATACTCAAGAAATTCGAGCATGTGGTGGAGCGGGACGATAAGATCCGGAGGGAGCGTGGTCTTTTTGGTACCGGCAACCGCTTCCCTGAGTAAATAGAGATCGGATGAGATCATTGCATGGTTCCAGCGCCACTGTGAAAAACGGGTCATCATCTCTTCAAGTTCCCGCATCCTGTGCGTAATGAAGAGCCGGGTGGTGAGGAGATCATCGGAACCGGCGATCAGCCGGTCGAGTTTATGTGCAGCAATCCTTACCGTGGCGCTGCTTTCAGTTTTTTGATGAATCCCTCCTTTCTGGTTTGCCGGTTGGACTGGGAACAACGCTGGTGCGCCGGGCCATTTTTCCTCCGAAAAACTGGCTGATATAGTGCCTTTTTTGAAAGCATCAGCATCCGGTTCGGCAGGGGCAACAACGCGTATCACCGGTGATGTGTTGGGGTAGGCACTACCGTCGGTCCGTTTATTGTCTTCCGGTGATTCGCCCGGACTTTTCTTCTGTATGAGCAGCCCCCGTATCGCAGTAATGATCTCAGCAGAATTTGACAGTGAAGCCGGAAAATCCTGTAATTGTACCCGGATTACCTTGAGGGCATTATGAAATACATCAAATGCATCGGCGTCAGGCAGATACTCTCCTTTTTTGAGAGCAGCAAAGACATTTTCAAGGTTCTGGCAGATCAGTTCAATTTCTTTTAAGTTCACTGCACGTGCAGCACCCTTGAGGCTGTGAATTGTCCGGAAAACCCTCTCGATTACCGGGCTTCCGGTTTCGGTCCCGTCCCGCTCCAGCTCCAGAAGCCCTTCGGTGATGGTGTTGGTATATTCCTCTGCTTCTTCTTTGAATGTGGCGAGGAGTTTTTTATTGAATTCATCGTCCGGACCGGTCATAGGCAGGGCATTTCAGACATGGTACTGGACAGTGAGTTTCTTTAAGCGCACGCCAAGTTCATGCAGGTCTTCTGCTGTTTTTTCCACTTTCCGGGTAATTTCAAGGTTTTTCTGTGCAGCATCGCGGATCTTTTCCATGGCAAGCGAGATCTGGTCCACACCGGCAGCCTGTTCCTGGATGGAAGTGGTGATTTCAATAGCTTCTCTGGAGGAGTCAGCAATCGACCGGGTAAGGACCTCGATTGCTTCCCGTGCATCGGAAGTCAGCCGGACTGCATCTGCCACAGACCGGGTCCCCTGCTCGGTTGATACCACGGTTGAAGAGACACCCCGCTGGATATCCGTCAGGATAGTGCGGATGTTTGCCGTTGCCTGTTTTGATTGTTCGGCAAGGTTGTGAATCTCATGGGCAACGACTGCAAAACCTTTGCCGAAATCACCGGCTTTTGCTGCTTCTATAGACGCGTTGACGGCAAGCAGGTTGGATTGTTCTGAAATATCGGTCACCGTTGCAATGATCTCTCCTATGGCCTGGCTCTGCTCCGAGAGCTTGACGACACTCATGCCGATGGTGTCCATCTGCCGCTGGATATGATTCATCCCGTCGAGAATTTCCTGCACGGATTTCTGGCCTTCACCTGAGACAGCAATGGCTTTCATTGCTTTTTCCGATACGGATTTTGACTTGAGTATCACTATGTCGGTCTTTTTGCGGACACTTTCTACGGTATCTGAGGTGTCATTGACGGTGCTTGCAGTCTGGGAACTGGCAGTCGCAAGCTGGGTAGTGACGGTCAGGATCTCGCTCGATGCTGATGAAAGAACCGATACACCTTCGTAGAGTTCCTCATTGATCAGCTTCATTAAGCGCTGGAGTTCGATACCGATCGTGTTGAGTGCATCCCGGTATGCGACAAACTCGCCGGCAACCGGAATCTTCTCGTCAAAACGGGCGGTAAAATCACCGGATGCATAGAACCGGGCAAGCCGCATGGCCTCGTTCACGGGCTCGGTGATCGTTTCGAGGGTCTTGTTGAACCCGGCGATGATCATCTTGTACCCGCCCCGGAAGGCGTTCTCATTCCCGCGAACCGATAGGTCCCCGGCCCGGGCTGCATCCGTGAGTTTGATTGTTTCCTTATGCAGGTGATCCAAAGACTCCACCATCATCTGCAGGGCAGGACGGATCTCGTCGCGTTCATCGACCGGCTCTGCGAACGCTGATATATAATCCCCTTTGGCAATTTTTTTGATATTTCCCACAACGTTTGTCTGCAGATCATCGGCAAACTCGTCCATGGTTGCGGCCATGATCCCAATTTCATCCTGCCTTTTGATATTGAGGCGTGCAGAAAGGTGGCCGTTCCTGAGTTCCTTGATCATAACTACCACTGACTGCAGGGGTCCGGATATTGAGCGGCCAAAGAGAATTGCAATGGCTGCACCAATGGCCATCGATGCAATCATCAGGGCAAAGATGGTATTTCGTATGGTATCGATGGGGCCGGTGAAATCTGAGAGTTCTGCGCGTGATACGATATACCAGTCAAGTGGTTCATAATACGTGTAGGCATCAAGGACATTTGTACCGTCAACGACATGGGGAACTGCACCTTCCTTGTTCATGAACATCTGCTGGATGTAATCCTTATCTGCCCAGTTCTGCCCTTGGGAGCTTGGATGGACAAGCACATTTCCCGCGCTGTCGATGACGTACATATAACCGTTCTTGCCTACGGTTGTCTCCCGTATACTTTTTTTGACCACATCGAGGGTCTGTCCTTCT comes from Methanomicrobiales archaeon HGW-Methanomicrobiales-1 and encodes:
- a CDS encoding methyl-accepting chemotaxis protein, which encodes MQFFSNMKVGTKILVICLFLAIIPTLLLGLVAYTSSSSVISEQTQALLETQVGDMKGWTNDVYKLTRNKVNSDLNVAKQNFYGKGTPEVINNEMTLIDKSGNRYVVNDNFEIVDQVQAMVGGAATVFQVYNDSYAVRVSTNVQDANGKRAVGTRLTDDVYKVTVNDRVTYYGRRDLFGKNYVTAYEPIEDPSGKIIGVLFVGTEEGQTLDVVKKSIRETTVGKNGYMYVIDSAGNVLVHPSSQGQNWADKDYIQQMFMNKEGAVPHVVDGTNVLDAYTYYEPLDWYIVSRAELSDFTGPIDTIRNTIFALMIASMAIGAAIAILFGRSISGPLQSVVVMIKELRNGHLSARLNIKRQDEIGIMAATMDEFADDLQTNVVGNIKKIAKGDYISAFAEPVDERDEIRPALQMMVESLDHLHKETIKLTDAARAGDLSVRGNENAFRGGYKMIIAGFNKTLETITEPVNEAMRLARFYASGDFTARFDEKIPVAGEFVAYRDALNTIGIELQRLMKLINEELYEGVSVLSSASSEILTVTTQLATASSQTASTVNDTSDTVESVRKKTDIVILKSKSVSEKAMKAIAVSGEGQKSVQEILDGMNHIQRQMDTIGMSVVKLSEQSQAIGEIIATVTDISEQSNLLAVNASIEAAKAGDFGKGFAVVAHEIHNLAEQSKQATANIRTILTDIQRGVSSTVVSTEQGTRSVADAVRLTSDAREAIEVLTRSIADSSREAIEITTSIQEQAAGVDQISLAMEKIRDAAQKNLEITRKVEKTAEDLHELGVRLKKLTVQYHV
- a CDS encoding histidine kinase, whose amino-acid sequence is MKTFQLFSSSSPFTRTRIVTLGIATAIALLVNIVGMFTGITVLLSHVIYIPIILAAYWFPRRGLLLSALIAGIYGALILLLMPLDLLLIISTLFRMIFFILVGGVVSFLSTKLWESEQQLHEIIEFLPYPTFAVNREGVVIAWNQAVEDLTGVKKAEILNKGEYAYSHAIYGTKRPALLDLILTPNPETETWYPQIRREGKKLVSEVYIPRFKGGKGVYLRIAATALVDGSGNTTGAIESIRDITEQVMTESALQNTSSRLNTIAGIVRHDISRKLAALYGILSIGVMKFDDPDVLFFIEALKDSAQGIQHQIDISREFKDIGTSPPSWIPVQDAVLEAVKRVGAGRVSFRTWTERLEIFADPHLPAVFFHIFDTTIRETNGVTTVVVTYHIQENGCMIIMETDGEGIEANSKESLLTQRDERFGHGLFLAHEICSISDMTIKETGIFGKGTRFEIMIPPEGYRIL
- a CDS encoding hybrid sensor histidine kinase/response regulator; translated protein: MNGTIPKNPMKLLVVEDSRTQAEYLRHILENEGYRVVLAANGIEALDQIRIDRPALVLSDIIMPEMDGYELCRRIRADAALAAIPVILVTQLFDPVDVIKGLEAGADNFIIKPFEPQHVYSRIHSVLEMLVHPDPDCRSDTGIEVSFASSNHTISASRLQILTILLSTYDLAVKKNTELLETHERLNAVNEELQVTVEKLKQANDDLFKENTERRKVEDALEKANKKLQLMASITRHDLLNQLMALHEYIELALMTKSTDPEKAWKQIVTADGIVSQTINTVQFTGDYQKIGIKSAIWHNVSNLVDNSLKHTSLGMVKLENTIPAGLEVCADPLIEKVFSNLIENAIRYGGISTTTIRFSYECKNNSCVIICEDDGTGVPADEKEKIFTYGFGKNTGLGLFLSREILNITGITIKETGELHKGARFEITCPPEKIRLSGQN
- a CDS encoding hybrid sensor histidine kinase/response regulator, giving the protein MTGPDDEFNKKLLATFKEEAEEYTNTITEGLLELERDGTETGSPVIERVFRTIHSLKGAARAVNLKEIELICQNLENVFAALKKGEYLPDADAFDVFHNALKVIRVQLQDFPASLSNSAEIITAIRGLLIQKKSPGESPEDNKRTDGSAYPNTSPVIRVVAPAEPDADAFKKGTISASFSEEKWPGAPALFPVQPANQKGGIHQKTESSATVRIAAHKLDRLIAGSDDLLTTRLFITHRMRELEEMMTRFSQWRWNHAMISSDLYLLREAVAGTKKTTLPPDLIVPLHHMLEFLEYDREFMTYLRHDLGAHIRATELDRSALETSTSEISDLIHDAVLVPIADILLPFSGFVREYSRSTGKKVDLVIEGEEIEMDRRILESLKNPIMHLINNSIDHGIEYPDIRAEQHKPERGIVRIRIVTHSGSKVGIEVSDDGAGIDCNNVRNAAVKNGIITATEAGRLTDEEVIWLIFRSGLSVNPEVTDISGRGLGLAIVEDTVTRLGGSVILSSQLGKGTSITLRVPVRLATFRGVVVRSGSHRYVLPMQQVRQVFRAKPDSIFFHDKRPRISLNGEVISVIRLTDALGVTKYHRTSEIPAQVPIIIIAYSAGQIACMVDEVLQVQEIVVRPLGSQLRRVKRITGAAILGDGTVAIVLDPIELIQEAIKTDLPVTREEQHESISRRVMVVEDSVTSRMFLANILELGGHRVTTARDGMEAFAMLKEDKFDLVVSDVDMPRMNGFTLTEKIRADTRLTYLPIVLVTSLDTKEDRAHGIAVGADVYMEKRGFEKELFLSIINELLHGDY